One Cucurbita pepo subsp. pepo cultivar mu-cu-16 chromosome LG09, ASM280686v2, whole genome shotgun sequence DNA window includes the following coding sequences:
- the LOC111801830 gene encoding ureide permease 1-like isoform X2, protein MSVQFVFISRVDFSYSWRLKMYMVESKEGAIACMLFALFFLGTWPAILTLLERRGRLPQHTYLDYSITNFLAALIIALTLGEIGESSYDHPNFRQQLYQDNWASVMFAMAGGIVLSLGNLSTQYAFAFVGLSVTEVITASITVVIGSTVNYFLDDKINRAEVLFPGVACFLIAVCLGSAVHSSNAADNKAKLQSLPADAVKGLKTTDVPSFSDLESSDYLSQKAKAGTANYLVELESRRSIKVFGKSTLIGLSLTFFAGACFSLFSPAFNLATNDQWHTLKEGVPHLAVYTAFFYFSVSCFVLGVTLNIIFLYQPILNLPKTTFKAYLNDWNGRGWALLAGFLCGFGNGLQFMGGQAAGYAAADAVQALPLVSTFWAILLFGEYRRSSKKTYSLLVSMLVMFAVAVVVLMASAGHRKESKVKLQNL, encoded by the exons ATGTCTGTGcagtttgtttttatttctagGGTGGATTTTTCGTATTCTTGGAGGTTGAAAATGTATATGGTGGAGAGCAAAGAAGGTGCTATAGCATGTATGCTGTTTGcgcttttctttttgggaaCATGGCCAGCGATCTTGACTCTCCTGGAACGACGGGGGCGTCTTCCTCAACATACTTACCTCGATTACTCCATTACGAACTTTTTAGCTGCTTTGATCATTGCTTTAACTCTTGGGGAGATTGGAGAGAGCTCATATGATCATCCGAACTTTAGGCAACAACTTTATCAG GATAATTGGGCTTCTGTCATGTTTGCAATGGCGGGTGGTATAGTACTGAGTCTGGGGAATCTTTCTACTCAGtatgcttttgcttttgttggTTTATCAGTTACAGAAGTGATCACTGCAAGTATAACAGTTGTTATAG gtTCGACCGTGAACTACTTTCTTGATGACAAAATTAATAGAGCTGAGGTACTTTTCCCCGGTGTTGCTTGCTTTTTGATTGCGGTATGTCTTGGCTCTGCTGTTCACTCATCCAACGCAGCTGATAACAAAGCAAAACTGCAAAGTTTGCCAGCGGATGCAGTAAAAGGGTTGAa GACAACTGATGTCCCTTCATTTTCAG ACTTGGAAAGTTCCGATTATCTTTCACAAAAGGCAAAAGCTGGGACTGCAAACTATTTGGTTGAACTTGAGAGTAGAAGATCCATTAAG GTGTTTGGGAAGAGCACATTGATTGGACTGTCCTTAACTTTCTTTGCTGGTGCTtgcttttctctcttctcacCGGCATTCAATTTGGCCACAAACGATCAATGGCACACTCTTAAGGAAGGCGTCCCCCACTTGGCTGTCTACACCGCATTTTTCTACTTCTCGGTCTCGTGTTTTGTGTTGGGTGTCACTCTTAACATTATCTTCCTTTACCAACCTATACTTAACTTACCCAAAACAACATTCAAGGCGTATCTGAATGACTGGAATGGTAGAGGATGGGCCTTGTTGGCTGGATTCTTGTGTGGGTTTGGCAATGGTCTGCAGTTCATGGGAGGTCAAGCTGCTGGTTATGCAGCAGCAGATGCTGTGCAG GCACTCCCACTCGTGAGCACGTTTTGGGCAATCCTTCTATTTGGAGAATATCGTAGATCATCGAAGAAAACATATTCTTTGCTCGTGAGCATGTTGGTTATGTTTGCAGTGGCTGTTGTGGTACTAATGGCTTCGGCGGGACATCGAAAGGAAAGTAAAGTAAAGTTGCAAAATCTATAG
- the LOC111801830 gene encoding ureide permease 1-like isoform X1, with protein MSVQFVFISRVDFSYSWRLKMYMVESKEGAIACMLFALFFLGTWPAILTLLERRGRLPQHTYLDYSITNFLAALIIALTLGEIGESSYDHPNFRQQLYQDNWASVMFAMAGGIVLSLGNLSTQYAFAFVGLSVTEVITASITVVIGSTVNYFLDDKINRAEVLFPGVACFLIAVCLGSAVHSSNAADNKAKLQSLPADAVKGLKTTDVPSFSGKDLESSDYLSQKAKAGTANYLVELESRRSIKVFGKSTLIGLSLTFFAGACFSLFSPAFNLATNDQWHTLKEGVPHLAVYTAFFYFSVSCFVLGVTLNIIFLYQPILNLPKTTFKAYLNDWNGRGWALLAGFLCGFGNGLQFMGGQAAGYAAADAVQALPLVSTFWAILLFGEYRRSSKKTYSLLVSMLVMFAVAVVVLMASAGHRKESKVKLQNL; from the exons ATGTCTGTGcagtttgtttttatttctagGGTGGATTTTTCGTATTCTTGGAGGTTGAAAATGTATATGGTGGAGAGCAAAGAAGGTGCTATAGCATGTATGCTGTTTGcgcttttctttttgggaaCATGGCCAGCGATCTTGACTCTCCTGGAACGACGGGGGCGTCTTCCTCAACATACTTACCTCGATTACTCCATTACGAACTTTTTAGCTGCTTTGATCATTGCTTTAACTCTTGGGGAGATTGGAGAGAGCTCATATGATCATCCGAACTTTAGGCAACAACTTTATCAG GATAATTGGGCTTCTGTCATGTTTGCAATGGCGGGTGGTATAGTACTGAGTCTGGGGAATCTTTCTACTCAGtatgcttttgcttttgttggTTTATCAGTTACAGAAGTGATCACTGCAAGTATAACAGTTGTTATAG gtTCGACCGTGAACTACTTTCTTGATGACAAAATTAATAGAGCTGAGGTACTTTTCCCCGGTGTTGCTTGCTTTTTGATTGCGGTATGTCTTGGCTCTGCTGTTCACTCATCCAACGCAGCTGATAACAAAGCAAAACTGCAAAGTTTGCCAGCGGATGCAGTAAAAGGGTTGAa GACAACTGATGTCCCTTCATTTTCAGGCAAGG ACTTGGAAAGTTCCGATTATCTTTCACAAAAGGCAAAAGCTGGGACTGCAAACTATTTGGTTGAACTTGAGAGTAGAAGATCCATTAAG GTGTTTGGGAAGAGCACATTGATTGGACTGTCCTTAACTTTCTTTGCTGGTGCTtgcttttctctcttctcacCGGCATTCAATTTGGCCACAAACGATCAATGGCACACTCTTAAGGAAGGCGTCCCCCACTTGGCTGTCTACACCGCATTTTTCTACTTCTCGGTCTCGTGTTTTGTGTTGGGTGTCACTCTTAACATTATCTTCCTTTACCAACCTATACTTAACTTACCCAAAACAACATTCAAGGCGTATCTGAATGACTGGAATGGTAGAGGATGGGCCTTGTTGGCTGGATTCTTGTGTGGGTTTGGCAATGGTCTGCAGTTCATGGGAGGTCAAGCTGCTGGTTATGCAGCAGCAGATGCTGTGCAG GCACTCCCACTCGTGAGCACGTTTTGGGCAATCCTTCTATTTGGAGAATATCGTAGATCATCGAAGAAAACATATTCTTTGCTCGTGAGCATGTTGGTTATGTTTGCAGTGGCTGTTGTGGTACTAATGGCTTCGGCGGGACATCGAAAGGAAAGTAAAGTAAAGTTGCAAAATCTATAG
- the LOC111801830 gene encoding ureide permease 1-like isoform X3 translates to MYMVESKEGAIACMLFALFFLGTWPAILTLLERRGRLPQHTYLDYSITNFLAALIIALTLGEIGESSYDHPNFRQQLYQDNWASVMFAMAGGIVLSLGNLSTQYAFAFVGLSVTEVITASITVVIGSTVNYFLDDKINRAEVLFPGVACFLIAVCLGSAVHSSNAADNKAKLQSLPADAVKGLKTTDVPSFSGKDLESSDYLSQKAKAGTANYLVELESRRSIKVFGKSTLIGLSLTFFAGACFSLFSPAFNLATNDQWHTLKEGVPHLAVYTAFFYFSVSCFVLGVTLNIIFLYQPILNLPKTTFKAYLNDWNGRGWALLAGFLCGFGNGLQFMGGQAAGYAAADAVQALPLVSTFWAILLFGEYRRSSKKTYSLLVSMLVMFAVAVVVLMASAGHRKESKVKLQNL, encoded by the exons ATGTATATGGTGGAGAGCAAAGAAGGTGCTATAGCATGTATGCTGTTTGcgcttttctttttgggaaCATGGCCAGCGATCTTGACTCTCCTGGAACGACGGGGGCGTCTTCCTCAACATACTTACCTCGATTACTCCATTACGAACTTTTTAGCTGCTTTGATCATTGCTTTAACTCTTGGGGAGATTGGAGAGAGCTCATATGATCATCCGAACTTTAGGCAACAACTTTATCAG GATAATTGGGCTTCTGTCATGTTTGCAATGGCGGGTGGTATAGTACTGAGTCTGGGGAATCTTTCTACTCAGtatgcttttgcttttgttggTTTATCAGTTACAGAAGTGATCACTGCAAGTATAACAGTTGTTATAG gtTCGACCGTGAACTACTTTCTTGATGACAAAATTAATAGAGCTGAGGTACTTTTCCCCGGTGTTGCTTGCTTTTTGATTGCGGTATGTCTTGGCTCTGCTGTTCACTCATCCAACGCAGCTGATAACAAAGCAAAACTGCAAAGTTTGCCAGCGGATGCAGTAAAAGGGTTGAa GACAACTGATGTCCCTTCATTTTCAGGCAAGG ACTTGGAAAGTTCCGATTATCTTTCACAAAAGGCAAAAGCTGGGACTGCAAACTATTTGGTTGAACTTGAGAGTAGAAGATCCATTAAG GTGTTTGGGAAGAGCACATTGATTGGACTGTCCTTAACTTTCTTTGCTGGTGCTtgcttttctctcttctcacCGGCATTCAATTTGGCCACAAACGATCAATGGCACACTCTTAAGGAAGGCGTCCCCCACTTGGCTGTCTACACCGCATTTTTCTACTTCTCGGTCTCGTGTTTTGTGTTGGGTGTCACTCTTAACATTATCTTCCTTTACCAACCTATACTTAACTTACCCAAAACAACATTCAAGGCGTATCTGAATGACTGGAATGGTAGAGGATGGGCCTTGTTGGCTGGATTCTTGTGTGGGTTTGGCAATGGTCTGCAGTTCATGGGAGGTCAAGCTGCTGGTTATGCAGCAGCAGATGCTGTGCAG GCACTCCCACTCGTGAGCACGTTTTGGGCAATCCTTCTATTTGGAGAATATCGTAGATCATCGAAGAAAACATATTCTTTGCTCGTGAGCATGTTGGTTATGTTTGCAGTGGCTGTTGTGGTACTAATGGCTTCGGCGGGACATCGAAAGGAAAGTAAAGTAAAGTTGCAAAATCTATAG
- the LOC111801333 gene encoding pentatricopeptide repeat-containing protein At1g69290 has protein sequence MWKRAVCSIPRRLFSSTPEVSSLYSFLQPSLFAPKRAPFSPSQESTDLRQNQTPQILTTDRVAAVETTLHNSLLTSDTDEAWKSFKLLTKSSVFPCKSLTNSLIAHLSSIGDVHNLKRAFASAVFVIEKKPELLDFGSVKTLLASMKCANTAAPAVSLIKCMLKNRCFVPFEFWGNELVSICRQSGSLIPFLRVFEEICRIVLNERLYSMKPDLNACNAALEGCCHELESVTDAEHVVETMSLLNLRPDEVTFGSLAYLYALKGLEQKIIELKRLMGSFGFASKSLFFNNLVSGYGNSGDLAAVSKTMLDGLKDECGEHVRFEEKTYLEVVKAFVQSGNLKELSSLIVDAQNLESSTDVDGSIGFGIINACVNIGWLDNVHAILKEINSQGVSVGLGVYMPILKAYQKERRTAEATQLIMDVSSSGLQLDAETFDALIEASMSNQDFQSAFALFRKMRETRKSNTNASYLTIMTGLMESHRPELMAAFLDEVVEDPLVEVGTHDWNSIIHAFCKAGRLEDARRTFRRMKFLQFEPNEQTFLSLINGYVSGERYFCVLMLWNELKWKITANGERGFKLDSNLVDAFLYALVKGGFFDAVMQVVEKTKDTKTFVDKWKYKQAFMETHKKLKVAKLRRRNHRKMQSLIDFKNWVGLNA, from the coding sequence ATGTGGAAAAGAGCTGTGTGTTCGATTCCTCGCAGGTTGTTTTCTTCTACACCAGAAGTCTCATCGCTCTACTCCTTCCTCCAACCCTCCCTCTTCGCCCCAAAGCGAGCACCATTTTCGCCATCTCAAGAATCCACCGACCTCCGTCAGAATCAAACTCCTCAAATTTTGACTACAGACCGTGTCGCCGCCGTAGAAACGACGCTCCACAACTCCCTTCTCACCAGCGACACTGACGAGGCATGGAAATCCTTCAAACTGCTCACGAAAAGCTCCGTTTTCCCATGTAAGTCTCTCACTAATTCACTTATTGCCCACTTATCCTCAATCGGGGACGTTCATAATCTGAAAAGAGCCTTTGCATCTGCGGTGTTTGTTATTGAAAAGAAACCCGAATTATTGGATTTTGGATCTGTCAAAACCCTATTAGCTTCTATGAAATGTGCCAACACTGCTGCCCCTGCTGTTTCTTTGATTAAATGCATGTTGAAGAATCGATGTTTTGTGCCTTTTGAATTCTGGGGCAATGAACTTGTTAGTATTTGCAGGCAGAGTGGTAGTTTGATTCCCTTTTTAAGAGTGTTTGAAGAGATTTGTAGGATTGTTTTAAATGAGAGGTTATATTCTATGAAACCAGATCTCAATGCGTGTAATGCAGCACTTGAGGGGTGTTGCCATGAGCTTGAATCTGTAACGGATGCCGAGCACGTCGTTGAAACGATGTCGCTTTTGAATCTTCGACCTGACGAAGTGACTTTTGGTTCTCTTGCTTATTTGTATGCATTGAAGGGGCTTGAACAGAAGATAATCGAGTTAAAACGTTTGATGGGAAGTTTTGGTTTTGCATCTAAGAGTCTGTTCTTTAATAATTTGGTAAGTGGATACGGTAATTCGGGCGACTTAGCTGCTGTTTCGAAGACTATGTTGGATGGTTTGAAAGATGAATGTGGAGAACATGTAAGATTTGAGGAAAAAACGTATTTGGAAGTGGTTAAGGCTTTTGTTCAGAGTGGAAATCTGAAGGAATTATCTTCATTGATTGTTGATGCTCAGAATTTAGAATCTTCAACGGACGTCGATGGATCGATTGGATTCGGTATCATTAATGCTTGTGTTAATATTGGATGGTTAGATAATGTGCATGCCATTCTGAAAGAAATCAATTCCCAGGGAGTTTCTGTAGGCCTTGGAGTCTATATGCCAATCCTGAAGGCGTACCAGAAGGAGCGTCGAACAGCTGAAGCCACCCAATTAATCATGGATGTTAGCAGTTCCGGGCTACAGTTGGATGCAGAAACTTTTGATGCTCTTATAGAAGCATCGATGTCGAATCAAGATTTTCAGTCGGCTTTCGCTTTGTTCAGGAAAATGAGGGAAACGAGAAAATCCAACACGAACGCTAGCTATCTAACTATTATGACTGGCTTAATGGAGAGCCATAGGCCTGAGTTGATGGCTGCCTTCTTAGACGAAGTTGTCGAGGATCCTCTCGTTGAAGTTGGAACTCATGATTGGAACTCTATTATACATGCCTTTTGCAAAGCTGGAAGGCTCGAGGATGCAAGAAGAACGTTtcgaagaatgaagtttctgCAGTTTGAACCGAACGAACAAACGTTCTTGTCTCTAATTAATGGCTATGTGTCGGGAGAGAGATATTTCTGTGTTTTGATGCTGTGGAATGAACTTAAGTGGAAGATTACTGCAAATGGGGAGAGAGGTTTCAAACTCGATAGCAACTTGGTTGACGCGTTCTTGTATGCTTTGGTCAAGGGAGGTTTCTTCGACGCCGTGATGCAAGTTGTCGAAAAAACTAAGGATACGAAGACCTTCGTCGATAAGTGGAAATATAAGCAAGCATTCATGGAGACTCATAAGAAACTCAAAGTGGCAAAATTGAGGAGGAGGAACCACAGGAAAATGCAATCACTTATTGATTTCAAGAACTGGGTTGGTTTGAATGCTTGA
- the LOC111801422 gene encoding ninja-family protein AFP1, whose protein sequence is MGEANEAGSRGLERVPLQIEKYPTDLLQRFLCSDSREAKLGGFNEEDEEEAGEIELNLGLSLGGRFGVDKNSKLIRSSSVVGTIPLLRDDEGSIPAAVSYPALIRTASLPPETEEEWRKRKALQTLRRMEAKRRRFEKQRSKDGIGIEEERRGIDGLTVLNLREKRPCAGVSTVVPPFGLPTWAATARHVGGTLDGGGGGGGGGGLPVVRQPASQCSAESQGGSSGMSELDSKHIQGTSNYGEARSSSQERGNPEAAGSIGLNKACENPSGSSKAETRNPSENRGRETGTASMEDMPCVFTIGDGPGGRRVEGILYKYGKGEEVRIMCVCHGKFLSPAEFVKHAGGKNVAHPLRHIVVNPNSGPSL, encoded by the exons ATGGGCGAAGCAAACGAAGCAGGAAGTAGAGGATTGGAGAGGGTTCCTCTGCAAATCGAGAAGTACCCAACAGATCTGTTGCAGAGATTTTTGTGTAGCGATTCACGTGAGGCTAAACTTGGGGGTTTTaatgaagaggatgaagaagaagcaggGGAGATTGAGCTCAATCTTGGGCTTTCACTTGGGGGTCGATTTGGGGTTGATAAAAATTCCAAACTTATTCGGTCGTCATCGGTTGTCGGGACGATACCGCTTTTGAGAGACGATGAGGGCTCTATTCCGGCGGCGGTGTCTTACCCGGCGCTGATTCGGACGGCGTCTCTTCCGCCGGAGACGGAGGAGGagtggaggaagaggaaggcGTTGCAGACATTGAGGCGAATGGAGGCGAAGAGGAGGCGGTTTGAGAAACAGAGGAGTAAGGATGGTATTGGGATTGAAGAAGAGAGGCGGGGAATTGATGGTCTTACTGTATTGAATTTGCGAGAGAAAAGGCCTTGTGCTGGTGTGTCGACGGTGGTGCCACCGTTTGGGTTGCCTACATGGGCTGCAACCGCCCGTCATGTTGGTGGAACTCTGGATGGTggtggcggcggtggcggtggcggtggcttACCGGTTGTCCGACAGCCCGCGTCGCAGTGTTCCGCTGAATCGCAGGGTGGAAGCTCGGGAATGTCGGAATTGGACAGCAAACACATCCAAG GAACAAGCAATTACGGTGAAGCGAGAAGCTCGTCGCAAGAACGAGGCAACCCAGAGGCTGCAGGTTCCATAGGATTGAATAAGGCGTGTGAGAACCCATCGGGCAGTTCGAAAGCAGAAACAAGAAACCCGAGCGAGAACCGGGGAAGAGAAACGGGAACGGCGTCGATGGAAGACATGCCATGTGTGTTCACAATAGGGGATGGGCCTGGTGGGAGAAGGGTGGAAGGGATACTTTACAAGTATGGGAAAGGGGAGGAAGTGAGGATAATGTGTGTATGCCATGGGAAGTTTCTGTCACCGGCGGAGTTTGTGAAGCATGCTGGTGGGAAGAATGTGGCTCATCCGCTAAGACACATAGTTGTCAATCCCAATTCTGGCCCTTCTTTGTGA